In Flavobacterium cerinum, one genomic interval encodes:
- a CDS encoding MFS transporter, which translates to METIKNINTAAATSKSKKLPAALWALTISAFGIGTTEFVIVGLLPTVANDLKTSISSAGLLVSLYALGVAIGAPILTALTSHINRKKLLLSVMVLFIIGNGLASIAPSFTTLVLARILTGFAHGVFFSIGATIAAGLVSADKRASAIAIMFAGLTVAIVTGVPLGTYIGQHFGWRATFIGVAALGVIGLIASSLLIPNSQQKNKPLQLKDQLKVLKNPSILLVLAITALGYGGTFVTFTYMAPLLQNISGFSADATSLLLLIYGIAIALGNVIGGKVSNQKPIKALMVMFLLQAVVLLILSFTVFNQITAVITLFAMGILAFSNVPGLQLYVVQMAEKYLPGTEDVASALNIAAFNIGIAIGAFIGGHIVESSLGIESTPWVGAILVAIGFLVTLISFKREKNN; encoded by the coding sequence ATGGAAACAATTAAAAATATAAATACTGCTGCGGCAACTTCAAAATCTAAAAAACTTCCGGCTGCTTTATGGGCATTAACTATCAGTGCTTTTGGTATTGGTACAACCGAATTCGTAATTGTCGGACTACTACCAACCGTAGCCAATGATCTGAAAACCTCTATTTCTTCTGCCGGTTTACTGGTTAGTCTTTATGCATTGGGTGTAGCCATAGGCGCACCGATACTAACCGCCTTAACCAGTCATATCAATCGTAAAAAGTTATTATTAAGTGTAATGGTTCTTTTTATCATCGGAAACGGATTGGCTTCTATCGCTCCTTCTTTTACGACATTAGTTCTGGCCCGAATCTTAACCGGATTTGCACATGGTGTTTTCTTTTCGATCGGAGCAACAATTGCAGCCGGTTTGGTATCGGCCGATAAAAGAGCCAGTGCAATTGCTATTATGTTTGCCGGATTGACAGTCGCCATTGTAACCGGCGTACCTTTAGGAACCTATATCGGACAACATTTCGGATGGCGCGCTACTTTTATCGGTGTTGCTGCATTGGGTGTAATCGGATTGATCGCCAGTAGTCTTCTCATTCCGAATTCCCAACAAAAAAACAAGCCCTTACAATTAAAAGATCAGTTAAAGGTTTTAAAAAATCCTTCTATCCTGTTGGTATTAGCTATAACAGCCTTGGGATACGGCGGTACATTTGTAACCTTTACTTATATGGCGCCGCTTTTACAAAACATATCCGGTTTTTCTGCCGATGCCACCAGCTTGCTATTATTAATTTACGGTATTGCTATTGCATTGGGAAATGTGATCGGCGGAAAAGTATCCAATCAGAAACCGATTAAAGCCTTGATGGTTATGTTTTTGTTACAGGCTGTTGTATTACTTATTCTTTCTTTCACCGTATTTAATCAGATAACAGCAGTGATAACACTGTTTGCAATGGGAATTCTGGCCTTTTCCAATGTTCCGGGACTACAATTATATGTCGTTCAGATGGCCGAAAAATACCTGCCCGGTACAGAAGATGTAGCTTCAGCCTTAAATATTGCTGCTTTTAATATCGGTATTGCCATTGGTGCTTTTATTGGTGGTCATATCGTCGAATCTTCACTTGGTATCGAATCCACACCATGGGTCGGCGCCATCTTAGTTGCTATTGGCTTTTTAGTCACCCTTATCAGTTTTAAACGCGAAAAAAACAATTGA
- a CDS encoding TIGR03571 family LLM class oxidoreductase, producing the protein METICAIHVPGKMTIGLEFPLDNDWSLEGEKKRSTSGRPFGIPDISRHAEYIRLADQLGYAALWMREVPVYDPGFGDGAQLFDTIAYLGYIAGITKSITIGTAAIVLPLHDPLQLAKAVASIEKLSGSRFLFGVGLGDRPVEFPLFGYDFETRAERFRHNYTIIEEAWKPESNLSLYYEGLNQNIQLFPKPDNPIPWILAGRAQQNMEWIARNMQGWFNYPRPVAETSEMIIDWRNTLYDNNQASKPYITAFHLNLLSDDDAPFRPHRFGGAVGINNLLPLMKEYEEAGVNHMALHLRKSETPIKDAIEKIAIKILPHFNPKEEKYAF; encoded by the coding sequence ATGGAAACAATTTGTGCTATTCATGTTCCCGGAAAAATGACTATCGGTTTGGAGTTTCCACTCGATAACGACTGGTCGTTGGAAGGAGAAAAAAAACGCAGTACATCCGGTCGCCCGTTTGGAATACCCGATATTAGCCGGCACGCAGAATACATCCGGCTAGCAGATCAGTTAGGTTATGCAGCTCTTTGGATGCGTGAAGTTCCGGTTTATGATCCCGGTTTCGGCGATGGCGCGCAACTTTTCGATACTATAGCCTACTTAGGTTACATTGCCGGAATTACAAAATCAATCACGATCGGTACAGCCGCTATTGTTTTACCCTTACACGATCCGTTACAATTGGCGAAAGCCGTAGCTTCAATCGAAAAACTATCCGGAAGCCGGTTTTTATTTGGTGTCGGACTAGGTGATCGTCCCGTAGAGTTCCCTTTATTCGGATACGATTTTGAAACCCGTGCGGAACGTTTTCGTCATAATTATACCATTATAGAAGAAGCGTGGAAACCGGAAAGCAATCTGAGCTTATATTACGAAGGTTTAAATCAAAACATTCAACTATTTCCAAAGCCCGACAATCCAATTCCCTGGATCCTTGCCGGACGCGCACAACAAAATATGGAATGGATCGCCCGTAATATGCAGGGATGGTTTAACTATCCCCGGCCGGTGGCAGAAACATCAGAAATGATCATTGATTGGCGTAATACTTTATACGACAACAATCAGGCCTCTAAACCTTATATTACGGCTTTTCATCTGAATCTTTTATCAGATGACGATGCTCCCTTTCGTCCGCATCGTTTCGGAGGAGCCGTAGGCATAAACAATTTGTTGCCTTTAATGAAGGAGTATGAAGAAGCCGGTGTTAATCATATGGCACTTCATCTTCGAAAATCAGAAACACCGATTAAAGACGCAATTGAAAAGATTGCAATCAAAATTTTACCTCATTTTAATCCAAAAGAAGAAAAATATGCTTTTTAA
- a CDS encoding alkene reductase, translating into MLFKKYLLGKLELQNRIVMPPMTRSRAAKEDIATSLMAEYYRQRSTAGLIVSEGTQISRQGQGYAWTPGIYTTEQIAGWRKVTDAVHKENGIIFAQLWHVGRVSHISLQENNQPPVSSSELVAEGVSVFIDPEGRGPENGVGEMIQHSKPRALTQPEIQAIIKDYAQAAQNAISAGFDGIELHAANGYLINQFIDSQANNRTDNYGGSLENRLRFLKEVVQSITAAIGNEKVGVRLAPLTTLQGTVDDNPVETYTEAVKLLETLQVAYIHIAEADWEDAPVMEVAFKESIRAHFSGTLIYSGKYTKERAEEALQQGWADLIGFGRPFIANPDLPYRLENDLPLNEPKRAYFFGGSVTGYTDYPFYNTTTNTF; encoded by the coding sequence ATGCTTTTTAAAAAATATTTACTCGGAAAACTCGAGTTACAAAACCGAATCGTTATGCCTCCTATGACCCGTTCGAGAGCGGCAAAAGAGGATATTGCCACATCACTTATGGCCGAATATTACCGTCAAAGAAGTACTGCCGGTTTAATTGTATCCGAAGGGACACAAATTAGCCGTCAGGGCCAGGGATATGCCTGGACTCCGGGTATTTACACAACCGAACAAATAGCAGGATGGAGAAAAGTTACCGATGCCGTACATAAAGAAAACGGAATTATTTTCGCTCAGCTATGGCATGTTGGACGTGTTTCTCATATCTCCTTACAGGAAAACAACCAACCGCCGGTTTCTTCAAGCGAACTGGTAGCGGAAGGTGTTTCCGTTTTTATTGATCCGGAAGGCAGAGGACCTGAAAACGGTGTCGGAGAAATGATACAACATTCCAAACCGAGAGCTTTAACGCAACCCGAAATTCAAGCCATTATAAAGGATTATGCCCAAGCGGCTCAAAATGCTATTTCAGCCGGATTTGACGGTATTGAACTGCATGCCGCCAACGGATATTTGATCAATCAATTTATTGATTCACAAGCTAATAATCGTACGGATAATTACGGCGGTTCTCTCGAAAATCGGCTACGCTTTTTAAAAGAAGTAGTTCAGTCCATTACAGCGGCTATCGGTAACGAAAAAGTTGGCGTTCGTCTGGCGCCGTTAACTACGCTACAAGGAACAGTTGACGATAACCCGGTTGAAACCTATACCGAAGCCGTCAAACTTCTGGAAACCTTACAGGTAGCTTATATTCATATTGCTGAAGCCGACTGGGAAGATGCTCCTGTAATGGAAGTCGCATTTAAAGAAAGCATAAGAGCTCATTTTTCCGGTACTTTGATTTATTCCGGAAAATATACAAAAGAACGAGCCGAGGAAGCCCTGCAACAAGGTTGGGCTGATTTAATCGGTTTCGGGCGACCTTTTATTGCTAATCCGGATCTTCCCTACCGACTAGAAAACGATTTACCGCTAAATGAACCCAAACGAGCGTATTTCTTTGGCGGAAGCGTTACCGGTTATACCGATTATCCTTTTTATAACACAACAACAAATACCTTTTAA
- a CDS encoding aldo/keto reductase, which produces MRNLGKSAIEVSPITLGAFAIGGTMWGGNEKKDSIAAIQASVDNGVTSIDTAPFYGFGLSETMIGEAIKGRDRSKIQLLTKFGLVWDGSNNGKGEYFFDADGQPIYKYASKANVIKEVEESLKRMNTDYIDLLQLHWPDNTTPISETMEAMETLIQQGKIKAAGVSNYSVTQLEEAQNFVTLASNQVAYSMLNRAIEKEVVPYSIDHNIGIIAYSPMERGLLTGKYFNDGKLSETDHRNGYFGQYDLEKVKHFLNAIQPIAEAKNSTLAQLVLRWTLQQPGITVVLAGARNAEQAISNAGALHFELSGEEIQFINNQLNTL; this is translated from the coding sequence ATGAGAAATTTAGGAAAATCTGCTATAGAAGTATCCCCCATAACATTAGGTGCTTTTGCCATAGGCGGAACGATGTGGGGCGGAAATGAGAAAAAAGATTCAATTGCGGCTATACAAGCCTCCGTCGATAATGGTGTTACGAGTATTGATACCGCTCCTTTTTACGGATTCGGATTGAGTGAAACCATGATCGGAGAAGCAATTAAAGGTCGTGATCGCAGTAAAATTCAGCTTCTGACTAAATTCGGTTTAGTTTGGGACGGCAGTAATAACGGTAAAGGAGAATACTTTTTTGATGCCGACGGACAGCCTATTTACAAATATGCTTCAAAAGCGAATGTTATAAAAGAAGTTGAAGAAAGTCTGAAGCGTATGAATACGGATTATATTGATCTGTTACAATTGCACTGGCCGGACAACACTACTCCGATTTCTGAAACGATGGAAGCTATGGAAACCCTTATTCAACAAGGAAAAATTAAAGCAGCCGGTGTTTCCAACTATAGTGTGACGCAACTGGAAGAAGCTCAAAATTTTGTAACTTTAGCATCCAATCAGGTTGCTTACAGTATGCTAAACCGGGCGATTGAAAAAGAGGTAGTTCCATATAGTATTGATCACAATATCGGAATTATAGCTTACAGTCCGATGGAACGCGGATTATTGACCGGAAAATATTTTAATGACGGAAAATTATCCGAAACCGACCATCGAAACGGTTATTTCGGTCAATATGATCTTGAAAAGGTAAAACATTTTTTAAATGCCATTCAACCTATAGCCGAAGCAAAAAACAGTACATTAGCACAATTGGTTTTGCGCTGGACTTTACAACAACCCGGAATTACTGTTGTTTTGGCCGGAGCCCGAAATGCGGAACAAGCCATTTCAAATGCCGGAGCTTTACATTTTGAGCTTTCAGGTGAAGAAATTCAATTTATCAATAACCAACTTAATACATTATAA
- a CDS encoding type 1 glutamine amidotransferase domain-containing protein yields MKKILILLTGLSLLLNGFNASAQTKKAGTMKKKILFVVTSHDQKGNTGQATGYYLSEVSHPWEVLHNAGYEIDFVSPKGGKAPVDGFDLKDPINKKFWEDKVYHAKVENTMKPSEVNPKEYVAIHYAGGHGAMWDLPDNKEIAAIATKIYENNGIVSAVCHGPAGLVNIKLSNGKYLIDGKKVNGFTNEEEIAVGLEKVVPFMLEDQLKARGAKFEKTANWQSHVVADQRLVTGQNPASAEAVGKTVLSELKKL; encoded by the coding sequence ATGAAAAAGATTTTAATACTACTAACCGGTCTGAGCTTACTCTTAAATGGTTTTAATGCTTCGGCCCAAACCAAAAAAGCAGGAACAATGAAAAAGAAAATCTTATTTGTAGTCACCAGCCACGACCAGAAAGGAAATACCGGACAGGCCACGGGTTACTATCTTAGTGAAGTGTCCCATCCCTGGGAGGTATTGCATAATGCCGGATACGAGATCGACTTTGTAAGTCCGAAAGGCGGTAAAGCACCGGTAGACGGTTTTGATTTAAAAGATCCGATTAATAAAAAATTCTGGGAAGACAAAGTTTATCACGCCAAAGTAGAAAACACAATGAAACCATCGGAGGTTAATCCTAAAGAATATGTTGCGATCCATTATGCCGGTGGTCACGGTGCGATGTGGGATTTACCCGATAACAAGGAAATCGCGGCTATAGCAACAAAAATTTATGAAAACAACGGTATTGTGAGCGCAGTTTGTCATGGACCGGCCGGATTAGTAAACATTAAACTAAGTAACGGCAAATACCTGATCGACGGTAAAAAAGTAAACGGTTTTACCAATGAAGAAGAAATTGCCGTAGGTCTGGAAAAAGTGGTTCCGTTTATGTTGGAAGATCAATTAAAAGCCCGTGGTGCTAAATTTGAAAAAACAGCCAACTGGCAATCGCATGTTGTTGCTGATCAACGTTTGGTAACCGGTCAGAATCCGGCTTCAGCGGAAGCTGTCGGAAAAACGGTATTATCCGAGCTGAAAAAATTATAA
- a CDS encoding PKD domain-containing protein produces MKIKLLLLIFPFFAMAQTTPQMQWGTGGGSSDNGQIGLTERVEKMSTDTDGNVYFFSPVFRNDIRLGDQVIGEGHDAMHTDILLGSLDCNGQPRWAKIIGGNAGDTGKTIGVYQDKVYLTGSINRYSYPVNFGNDTILPASGFQSLFLSQYKTDGTLKWTKMIQSDTITGWSYSRTAIVDMDIDRTGNIYLLALFPPGSKLADTTIKIPDGSGQNRLYVLKYDGEGILQEVHQLNADFSQTNQYFIVDALFFKRHWDTGNYYISGSLVPPNTGAGSDVLYLGGQEINSKMYIACFNPEGEYLWHKKSQVLTQLNNTASECKISIDEDDGNLYFFGKGALGDSFDGFVFENPLGFNPSHVANFVIKMDRLGNRIWGKSGYAMPMCFTLGGSVNHNKVALGGVFATEMHWDDRSLSSNGQDGWFAILDKNNGNLEKLDRIEGNGFYDGITTMQFRRHDLLFGGYFANDLFIGNQTLTTIGGSSDFFLAKYGFSCDCRLPLAGFTSQVSGTNSNQVNFLNGSDFTGTTMHWDFGNGQTSSELHPSYTYAVPGSYTVCLEVTNNCGVDTTCKTITVGTLSVPDQNTVFPGLKIYPNPVADRIFIEGARPDMKVYGYTLTGQKVLEKSLSAGLNEVDVAFLSKGSYILKTIHVDGRTSQQKLIKL; encoded by the coding sequence ATGAAAATAAAACTACTACTGTTGATTTTTCCGTTTTTTGCGATGGCACAAACGACTCCGCAAATGCAATGGGGAACCGGAGGAGGAAGTTCGGATAACGGACAGATCGGGTTGACAGAACGCGTCGAAAAGATGAGTACGGATACAGATGGCAATGTCTATTTTTTTTCGCCGGTTTTTCGCAATGATATCCGTTTGGGAGATCAGGTAATAGGAGAAGGACATGATGCCATGCATACCGATATACTATTAGGTAGTCTGGATTGTAACGGTCAACCGCGCTGGGCAAAAATTATTGGCGGAAATGCAGGAGATACCGGTAAAACAATCGGTGTTTATCAGGATAAAGTATATCTGACAGGTAGTATAAACCGATACAGTTATCCGGTCAATTTTGGAAATGATACCATTTTACCGGCTTCAGGTTTTCAATCCTTGTTTTTAAGTCAGTACAAAACGGACGGAACGTTAAAATGGACCAAAATGATACAATCGGACACCATAACCGGTTGGTCTTATAGTCGTACCGCTATTGTTGATATGGATATTGACAGAACCGGAAATATTTACCTGTTAGCGCTATTTCCGCCGGGTAGTAAGTTAGCCGATACCACTATAAAAATCCCGGACGGATCGGGACAAAACAGATTATATGTTTTAAAATATGACGGAGAAGGGATCTTACAGGAAGTGCATCAGCTTAATGCCGATTTTTCACAAACGAATCAATATTTTATTGTTGATGCTTTGTTTTTTAAAAGACATTGGGATACGGGAAATTATTATATCAGCGGAAGCTTGGTTCCTCCGAACACCGGTGCCGGGTCGGATGTACTTTATCTGGGCGGACAAGAGATTAATTCCAAAATGTATATTGCCTGTTTTAATCCTGAAGGAGAATACCTTTGGCATAAAAAAAGTCAGGTATTGACACAGTTGAATAATACAGCGTCGGAATGTAAAATCAGTATTGATGAAGATGATGGCAATCTTTATTTTTTCGGAAAAGGAGCACTTGGAGATAGTTTTGACGGGTTTGTTTTTGAAAATCCATTAGGATTTAACCCGTCACATGTTGCTAACTTTGTAATAAAGATGGATCGTCTCGGGAATCGTATTTGGGGAAAAAGCGGATATGCCATGCCGATGTGTTTTACCCTCGGTGGAAGCGTAAATCATAATAAAGTAGCTTTAGGAGGCGTTTTTGCGACCGAAATGCATTGGGATGATCGATCGCTTAGCAGTAACGGACAAGACGGATGGTTTGCAATATTGGATAAAAATAACGGAAATCTGGAAAAATTAGATCGCATTGAAGGAAACGGATTTTATGACGGAATAACAACGATGCAGTTTAGAAGACACGATTTACTATTCGGAGGGTATTTTGCCAATGATTTATTTATAGGGAACCAAACCTTGACTACTATCGGAGGTTCTTCTGATTTTTTCCTGGCGAAATACGGTTTTTCCTGTGATTGCCGATTACCGTTAGCTGGTTTTACGAGTCAGGTTTCCGGAACGAATTCGAATCAGGTTAATTTTTTAAACGGATCGGATTTCACCGGAACAACAATGCATTGGGACTTTGGAAACGGACAAACCAGTTCTGAATTACATCCTTCTTATACTTATGCTGTACCGGGAAGCTATACGGTTTGCCTTGAAGTTACCAATAATTGCGGGGTTGATACAACGTGTAAAACGATTACGGTAGGAACGCTTTCTGTTCCGGATCAAAATACAGTTTTCCCGGGATTAAAAATTTATCCTAATCCGGTTGCTGACAGGATTTTTATAGAAGGAGCCCGTCCGGATATGAAAGTCTACGGTTATACTTTGACCGGACAAAAGGTTTTGGAAAAAAGCCTGTCTGCCGGATTAAATGAAGTGGATGTCGCTTTCTTATCTAAAGGAAGTTATATACTAAAAACGATACATGTTGACGGAAGGACTAGTCAGCAAAAACTGATCAAGTTGTAA
- a CDS encoding HipA family kinase — protein MNAKLHLRTVNVTRYITPLREGGSLPALAEADDDFKYVLKFKGAGHGSKALIAELIGGEIARALGLRVPEIVFANLDEAFGRTEADEEIQDLLQGSQGLNLALHFLSGAITFDPVVTDVDPELASQIVWLDAFITNVDRTFRNTNMLIWHKELWLIDHGASFYFHHSWHNWENHAKSPFALIKDHVLLPKASELDRVDQKYKALLTEEKIREIVNLIPDEWLLWDDNRDTPEELKEVYIQFLLMRKNNSDIFIKEAQNARQTLI, from the coding sequence ATGAATGCCAAGCTCCATTTACGAACGGTTAACGTGACCCGTTATATTACCCCGTTGCGGGAAGGCGGATCACTTCCGGCATTAGCGGAAGCCGACGATGATTTTAAATATGTCCTTAAATTCAAAGGAGCCGGTCACGGCAGTAAAGCCTTGATTGCCGAACTTATCGGTGGTGAAATTGCCCGTGCTCTCGGACTTCGGGTTCCTGAAATCGTATTTGCAAATCTGGACGAAGCATTCGGAAGAACAGAAGCTGATGAAGAAATACAGGATCTTTTACAAGGAAGTCAGGGATTAAATCTGGCCTTACATTTTCTATCCGGTGCCATCACATTTGACCCGGTTGTTACTGATGTTGACCCGGAACTGGCTTCACAGATTGTATGGTTAGATGCTTTTATCACTAACGTTGACCGTACATTTCGTAATACCAATATGCTAATCTGGCACAAAGAATTATGGTTAATCGATCACGGTGCTTCCTTTTACTTTCATCACTCCTGGCATAACTGGGAGAATCATGCAAAAAGCCCGTTTGCACTGATTAAAGATCATGTTTTATTACCCAAAGCTTCCGAACTGGATCGTGTTGATCAAAAGTATAAAGCTTTATTAACCGAAGAAAAAATTCGCGAAATCGTTAATCTGATTCCGGACGAATGGCTATTATGGGATGATAACAGGGACACACCCGAAGAGTTGAAAGAAGTTTACATACAGTTTTTACTGATGCGAAAAAACAATTCCGATATTTTTATAAAAGAAGCTCAAAATGCAAGACAAACACTTATATGA
- a CDS encoding DUF3037 domain-containing protein has product MQDKHLYEYAVIRVLPRVEREEFLNVGIILFSKSAKYIKVRYAINEQKLLMFSDDLDIEQLQLNLESFEKIAHGDKNGGPIAQLDIPSRFRWLTAVRSSVIQTSRPHPGFCGNLDGTIERLFTELVL; this is encoded by the coding sequence ATGCAAGACAAACACTTATATGAATATGCAGTGATTCGCGTTTTGCCTAGGGTTGAGCGCGAAGAATTTTTAAATGTCGGCATTATTCTTTTTTCTAAAAGTGCCAAATACATTAAAGTTCGTTATGCTATTAACGAACAAAAATTACTTATGTTTTCTGATGATCTGGATATCGAACAACTTCAGTTGAATCTGGAATCTTTCGAAAAAATTGCACACGGTGACAAAAACGGAGGTCCGATTGCACAGTTGGATATTCCGTCCCGTTTTCGATGGCTAACAGCAGTGAGAAGCTCCGTCATTCAGACTTCAAGACCGCATCCCGGTTTTTGCGGTAATCTGGATGGTACCATCGAACGCCTTTTTACCGAGTTGGTCTTATAA
- a CDS encoding DMT family transporter produces the protein MKYLFLLIAIIFEVIATSALKSSEQFTRLWPSVISVLGYAAAFYFLSLTLKTLPIGIAYAIWSGLGIVLISGIGYLVYNQSLDFPAVIGILFIIIGVLIINLYSNSVSH, from the coding sequence ATGAAATACCTATTTTTATTAATTGCAATCATTTTTGAAGTAATTGCCACTAGTGCTTTAAAATCATCGGAGCAGTTTACCCGATTGTGGCCTAGTGTTATATCCGTTTTAGGGTATGCAGCAGCCTTCTATTTTTTGTCGTTAACATTAAAAACGTTACCTATAGGAATTGCTTATGCAATCTGGTCCGGCCTGGGAATTGTCCTTATTTCGGGTATCGGTTACCTAGTTTACAACCAGTCATTGGATTTCCCGGCCGTAATCGGTATACTTTTTATTATTATAGGTGTACTGATTATTAATTTGTACTCCAATAGCGTTTCGCATTAA
- a CDS encoding GNAT family N-acetyltransferase — protein MPILIRTTSNNKDFKGLVVLLDHELKIRDGQDHSFFAQFNKIDKIKHVVLAYKEDKVVGCGALKQYSDDKTEIKRMYVHPDFRGRGIAGEILKELEKWAMELFFSECILETGKKQIEAVRLYEKSGYHPIPNFGQYEGIENSVCMRKVIL, from the coding sequence ATGCCAATTTTAATAAGAACAACATCGAATAACAAGGACTTTAAAGGACTTGTTGTTTTACTGGATCACGAGCTTAAGATCAGGGATGGTCAGGATCATTCTTTTTTTGCTCAGTTTAATAAGATCGATAAAATAAAACATGTTGTTTTAGCATACAAAGAAGACAAAGTTGTTGGTTGTGGTGCTTTAAAACAGTATTCAGACGATAAAACTGAAATCAAAAGAATGTATGTTCATCCTGATTTTCGTGGTCGAGGCATTGCCGGAGAAATACTAAAGGAATTGGAAAAATGGGCTATGGAATTGTTTTTTTCCGAATGCATTTTAGAAACAGGAAAAAAACAGATTGAAGCCGTTCGGCTTTATGAAAAGTCCGGATATCATCCTATTCCAAACTTTGGGCAATATGAAGGAATAGAAAATAGTGTTTGTATGAGGAAAGTCATTTTATAA